In Euphorbia lathyris chromosome 2, ddEupLath1.1, whole genome shotgun sequence, the sequence TTTAACATATTGGTTAATGGGAAACTTAAATGTATAAAATTGATCACTTCATATACCAACTAAATAACTGCAATGAGACTTAGATTAATAGGTGGATAAACCATTAAGCATGTGTATGATGGAATTGGAGACAAAAAATGTCTACTGTTAAAAGTGATTTTTAGGAATATGCTTCCTTGTTCTCAATCCTAACTGTAAGGCAACACAATGAGACTTGGTTAGTAAGTGGTTAGAGTATATCATGGGAAGATAAAAAGTCTTGACTCATGTGAATCTAGTGGTAGATATCATAGATCTATAATATTAGAGCATCTTCAACAgtctcttaagttaaaatttgaggaggtaGAATGAAAAATaagctccaacagcctcttagtggctcctcaaattactaagagcctctccattctctctattaatagagagcctctctccacctcttagtgcctctcagttcatttttttattaataatttattattgaggagtctctctcctcacactattggtaaatattccaacaattaataattttaatgataaataataaataaagagtgaatataaagagtattgttggagatgatatgtcttagtcatttttaaatcactaagagtcaattatttatattatttttagagagtgaactaagagtctcttggagatgctcttatgcATGTAATAAGTATATGATTGAAATTGCATGTTCCAGCTGTGTTTTTGCCTGTTCCGTTATAACCTATTGACACTCTTTACTTTTATTACGttgtttctttttattaaatttacttCATACTGTGCCTACATAAGGATAAATTGTTGTTAGTACACATTCAACTCATCTTTAAGTATAATATAGAACTAGCTATCTCACTCTAAAAGTGTTACTAATATACTTACTCAATCTCCAATGTATATGATAATTttacttatcactttattacttattAAACTTAGTGCATTTGTTAATCTTCACATTTTATGGCAATAGTTATGTTTATCAATGCAACAATAATTTACCACACAGAAAATAAGCTAAAGGTTTTAATTCTTTTACCAGTTGTAAGAGAGAGGAAGTAGTAAAATGGTCCCCTCTTCCTTTAGGTTTGCTTAAATGCAATGTGGACATCTTCATTTTTGCTACTTCTCAATTAATTGGTTTTGGGATTGTGCCATGTAACAAACTCGTATTGAATGTCTTAATTACATAAGAAACATGTATTAAAAGAGGCTCTAAGCTGGCTTAAGCATAATGGTTATCAAAACCTCGTTGTGGAATCTGATTTTCAGTCTCAGTCTCTAGTGAatgttattaatttatttttggtttaTTGTAATTGTGTCAAgagtctataaattaataaaaaaaaaaacttctactATACTCTTAATTATAATTACTACTAAATttagaataaattaaaaatttaattaattaaaaaaatatgaataataTGAAGTCCATTGTATGGAATTAATTCTAGGATGGTTGTAGCcacccctaattaaatgggaaACCCTATTCCAGATAAGATGAAATCTGACAGCGAAAATGCTTTATATGAAACACGCGACGCGATACACATTATATTAAAATGAACTACCATAGCAATACCAATGAAGACAAATTAAGTTAGGTAGTCATTAATATGCTCACCTCTTCCATCTCCATCTTGCATTTCCATAAAAAATACTAATTCCGATCATTTATTGTCGTTTATCTAATACCAGATTCATCATTTCTCATCTACACTCACCTATATAATTACTCCTCCTCCATTTCCTCCATGGACGGAGTTTCTGCCACTATGTACACCAAACTCCGAACCTACTGGCGGAGGAAAGGCTACCAGAGAATCAATGACTCTTCCCGCCGCCGAGGCAACACGATTGAGCTTGGCGGCACCACCAGGAGGCGGAGATTCTGGCGTATCAAAATCAAGCCCAAGCTTAAGTTATTCAAAACCTCTTCTCCTAAAAAATTCCTTGTTTGGCTACGCGATGCTTATGTGAAAATGATGCTTGGATTCGCTAATTCTCGGGTGGTCGGACCTGGCTACGGCGATCATCCTGGTGTTACGGGTTTCGGAAGAGGTCCGATCAAGGAGTATGATGAGAAGATGATTATTCAGATCTATAAGTCGATTTTGGCGCAAGGCCAAATTGTTCCCGGCGATGCCGCCAGGTTCGCCTCCGTTTCCCGACTTACTGCTATTGTagaataagatttttttttttttaaaatatcccTGAGCTTAATGTCAAATCGAATCCATGAATTCTTCTAAGAAATCGGAAAGGTGATGGAAGAAGAGGGGCTGCCGGAGATAATGGCGGATTATTTTATGATCTCCAACTTAATtcagtttaacttaattaaattaCTGCTTTATTTTTGCTGCCTCTTTGTAATGGTAATAATTAGATTGTTGGTAGTAAGTAAGTAGTTGATAAATGTGATTTCTACTTGAaagcaataaataaataaataaattaagaaaaagaaggaattaattactttttattttcagtGTTTGAATAAATGATAGGAGAAATAATTTCCAAATAGCATGTTTCATCCATCGTGATGTCTACTATTGGAGACATACGCGAATCCAATCCAAACAAAGCATTAAAGAAAGGATTATAGTAGTTGGGTACATGGTATCCAAAGTTTGAGAAATTGATGGTGCAGTCATTACACCTTAccaatagaaatagaaatatagttcctgtttgggaattagctgttagcggttagctgattacattagctgatttgattagctgtttatgtagacctgtttggtaaaaattagctgattgataatagcggtttatgcaaaaaagacgaataagggaattaattttggcgcaggagaagagggagtctatctattagggttaaagaagtccattaattttaatattgcaaaacgctaattgaaaaagtttcttttaagagctttttctaaattagcgttttcatcccaaaactctctcccaaacctctctccatcaaacactccaattagcggtttcagtggtcaaatctctaaagttggtcaaaaccgctctttttatcccaaaacgctattTACCAAATATGAccataataatttttattagatCAATTATCTTCCAACaaaatagtatattttttttattggtcgGATCCATTGCATCCAGACTATTATAAAAGTTCTcctaaaattttattacttCATCAAAATACCACCATTTTATCACTTATCCATATAATATCATttgataactatatataaagtgAAATTTAATAGTATATATTTTGAATTGAAAATTAATcgatttaataatttttttttatcataatatacaatttttaatatttaatttaattttttctatataaatttaCGAGTCCCCGTCTTTTACGtaatacattatttattttcatattttgaaaaatatattataaaatccATATATTTTGTCACCGTTAACCTTTTGATCTATTTGtcaatattttttgtaattttaaatcAAACATCTCTTAGCTATTAGAACAGCCGTAATGTGTATAATATGATCATGTTACTTTGTTATTTTCTGTCATGTCAAATATAACGGTAAAAATCTTAAgataaaaaatatacaaaatgacTAAAAGGCTAACAACGACAAAGGATAGAGACCTTCTAATAAgcttttcaaaataggaggactaaataatgttttaagtaataataatataaccaataaattatttatcctaaatttaatatttgataATTACATGTCACATGTCAAAATTTGTCTCATACGAGAAATTTAACAAATTAGttaattttctattaaaaaTAGGTCAAATGTCAGTTATGAGAATACgacaaatattatcaaataataccACATCTATATATGAGATAGATTATATGTTAATGTTTTAGGacaaagtacaaaaataatatatgtgGTTTGTCTTATTTGCAAAAAGCGGTCtgttgtttaaaagtttacaaataaaagtATGTGGtatgatttaatttataaaataaggtATTTCAAATTACATTGTTATGTTCTGATGCAATCAagaatatttgtattttattttttaaattatatttacatattGATAAAACACATACCCAAAAATTAATCTCCAGTTGTGTAAAATGAACTTCATATCAATTTTAGTTCATAAACCatgaaattagtaaaaaaactgTAAAACTTCCACCATAGGatttattatttcaatttaGGGAGCTACGTTTTGGGGAAGAACCAtgttttgtttatatataagaATATTTTTTCATGATAAAAATATCATTGATTGTAATCAGAATTTAATAGTGTAATATGAAATACTATATTATGTAAATTAAATCATACCACACAcatctatttgcaaacttttaaaccatatgcctctatttgcaaattgggcaaaccataagtattatttttatactttttcctaTGTTTTATTAGTGCGAATATCATTAATTATCGTATcaattttgttagtcaattagCAAATTGTGTAATGCATACTCTAGCTAGAGCTACCAATTTTGAATCTGAATGTGGAGTTTGGAATCATGTTCTGCCTCTTTGTTTGagaattcttaataaattttttcttttcttttcgaAAAGATACCATTTATATCGaataacaaaattttggatactaCTAGCGTTAATCCTGAAATGAAATTTATACGGGGATATATATTAAGGAATAAAACTTGATTAAGAATATTTGAAGGTAGAAAGCAAGCATGTGGTGTTGCATGGGGGTTGCCGTTTGTTTAGCTTACAAgataatatattgtttagtgAAAAGAAACTTTGGTTTTCTTTTACTTATATCTATTTAATTGATTttgtaacaataataataattcgtTGGcagaaatattaatatataataaagtgTACATGTAGGCAGCCGTCCATATCCGCGTGTCGGTGATACACTTTGTAATATATACCTGGAATTACACTTATATTATAATCTACTCCAACACTTCGCATATATGTATTGGATCACAGCCCATGCCCATACTCTCCACTGCTGTCAAATCACCATTTCACTCTTCAAAGAAAGGTTTAATATCTTCTCAATCCTTTCGAATTGCCCTGATACTCCAAGAGATTCTCGAACTGAGACTTGTGATAACTAAGGTgtcgtttgataaaactgaaaattaagtgctgaaaaaataagtactgaattttaagtattgaatattataagtgctgaaattattaaatgatataagtgtttgataaatattaaaaataaatgctaaatattaaaatattagttgataatgtttaacttaaaattttaagttaaatattttgacttaacaGTATAAGTGATATGCAgcttaattgaataatttaagtGGTTAATAAAAAACcattatcaaacacacttaaactAAAAAAGTGCTTAAtctattaatttaagtgatttttattattatcaaacAGGGCCTAACtctctcaacttgcttatttgaaacaaataaccCTTCAAATTGCTCAATTGGAATAAATAACTGCTAAGTCATTTATTTAGAACAACTAACTCTTAAACCCAAAAAACATTCAGCATAATattacatcagaaataaaatatttcaaaGTACTAGTTGTTACATCTAACTAATCGACTGATATATTAATTAAAGGGTAAAAAAACTCCCAAAATATCTATTTAAGGGGTTATTTGTTTCAactaagcaagttgagggggttaatTGTCACAAGTCTAAATTTGGAGGACCAGTTGCAATATTAGGACAACTTGAGGGGACTGGGAAGATATTAAACCTTAAATAAttactattttaattaaattttttatacatATACTAAAATTCCAAGCGAGATCAGTagcttaagttttttttttttttgaatgaaagaatAAGTATTATTAATCATAAAGAATCACTGGCCAAAAGGCCTACAATTGAAAGAGGGACAATGTTCGTTGTGGTAGAGCATGAGGATGACAAACCTAGTTTAGCAATTGCGTCTGCCACCCTATTTGCAGTTCTACGGACAAAGCTGAACTGACATCCAGGGATTGACTGTGCTAATATTTTACAATCAGCTAACACCATGCCTAGACTTGATAAGTCGTCTTCATTCTCGTTACACAACGCTTGGATCACAGCTTGAGCGTCTCCCTCCACACACACCTCCACATCACCTCTGTCTTTGATCCAGCTAAGGGCTTCCCTGCAGGACATTGCCTCCGCCAGAGACGGAGGGAAAGAACCCACAATTCTGCTGAATTTTACTGCTAACATTTAACCTCTAGAATTACGAATAACCGCACCGGCACCCATCCTATCAGCATGGGGATCGACCGCAGCATCAAAGTTTAGTTTAATCCACGTGGTCGGCGGACGCCAGCGCAGAGAATTGATGGACGGTGTGACTGTTGGTGACGAGCCTGCCACCTGCTGAGCGGATTTCCATGTCTGGTGAAAACATTCTGCACGGCTCGCGATATTTCTGGGCTCGAAATTCTGACGGTTCCAAACCAGTTGGTTTCTCCCGTACCATATAAACCAAAGCAGCGAAGCCACTTTCCCCGTTTGTTCCGTCGTGCAGTTTTGAATTGTTTGCATACACCAGCTACTAAAATCCTGAGTATGTGTCTGTCTGAACCGAGATAAGGATGAGTTTTCCCAGACTCTGATCGTAACCGGACACTGTAGGAAGAGGTGGTAAGATGATTCCTCCGATTGGTGACATAGCGGGCAGCGGGTACTGATATCCACCCGACGCTGAAAAAGAGAGACCCTTGTTGGGAGTATGTTCCACGCTACTCGCCATAGGAAATTTTTTACTTTCGCCGGACAATCTACTTGCCATAGCTTACCCCACGGGGCTGAACACACAACCTCCTGAGGGCTCGGATGAGCCTCCATCAAAGTGTAGTAAGCTGATTTAACATTATAGGACCCTTTTTTATCTCGGCGCCAACATAATTGGTCTCCTCTGTCACATTTGGAGATGGGAACCTGTAAAATAGCCTGAACCTCCTCAGGGGAGAAAAGTTCGTTTATTACCTCCATGTTCCATTGTTTATCTTGTATCAAACAGTCAACCGTCCACTCGAGGTTTAGGTTTGGATTGCTTCTCGCTGGGTACCCTAGACTCGTCGGTAGCCACTTGTCTAACCAAATTCTCGTATTTCTGCCATCTCCTATACGCATACCCACTTCATCACGGATCAGATTCTGAGTCTGAAATATACTCGACCATATTGCACTTGCGTTTGCGCCTAATACCGCCTCCCTGAAATCGACCCGAGGAAAGTAACGAGCCTTGTATAGACGACTTACCAGGGATTGTGGCTTTGTCAGAAATTTCCACGCCTGCTTGCCTAGAAatgcaatgttgcattcgtggAAAAGCCAGAAATTTAGCCCTCCCCAATCGCGACGTATGCACAAAGATCTCGATGCTTTCCATTTAATCCCCCTGCCCCACCAGTAAGAGTTCAGAAGCACCTCCATTTTATTACAGATGGTTTTTGGGAGAAGAAAAACCTGCAGAATGTAGGAAGGGATTGACTGTGCAACTGCTTTTATTAGAACTTCTTTTCCTCCTTACGATAGCCTACGCCCCTGCCAGCCCCTGATCTTTTTCTGAAGTCTGTCGACTACATACCAGAAGGTGGTGGTGCGATTTCTGCCTACCGCGGATGGGAGTCCCAGATAATTATCATATCTGTCTGCTTGTAGAACTTGCATTTGTGATGCTAACTCTTGTCGCCTTTCAAGCGGAACTCTTCTGACCTGAAGCACGTTCATACCTCCGAAATATCTCTTGGATCACCCTACATTCCTCCGAAGATGCCTtgaagaaaaagtagctatcATTGGCGAATAAAAGATGAGAAACCATTGGTGCGTCACGGCTTACCTTGCACCCGTGAATTTGACCCGCAACCTCAGCCCTGTTGAGTAAATTAGAAAGACCCTCAGTACAGATGATAAAAAGGTATGGTGAGAGCGGATCTCCCTGCCTTAAGCTCCTTGTCGGTTTGAATTTTGGGAACTCCGCGTTCCTGTTAACAATTTGGTACTCGACTGACGACACGCAGCTCATAACAAGGTTGACAAACTGTACCGGGAACTCTAGTTTTAACATAATAGCTTTCAGAAAGTCCCATTCAACTCTGTCGTAAGCTTTTGTCATGTCCACCTTCAGAGCTGCATATCCCTTTCTGCCCCCCTTTCCCAACTTCAGGGCATGCCCCACCTCATAGGCTACCATAATATTGTCAGTGATCGATCTTTTAGGCACAAAAGCACTTTGGGAAGGAGAGATAATCGAATCTAGAACAAGCTTTAGACGATTTGCAATGGTCTTCGTCATGATTTTTACAATTACATTGCACAGGGCTTAAGGGCGAAGATCAGAGATGTTGACCGGAGGTGACTTCTTTGGAATTAGGACCAAATTTGTGAGATTTAGCTCTGACGAAAACTGACCTGAATTGAGGCAGGAAATGCAAAAGGCCGCTAGTTCAGGGCCAAAGATCTTCCAATGATGTTGGTAAAAGCCCGGGTTCAGCCCATCCGGGCCGGGAGATTTGTCAGGGTGCATGGCTGCCACGGCTTTTTCAATTTCCTCGATTGAGTAGTTTCTGAGAAGCATTTGCTGGAACCTAGGTGCAACATGGGCCTGAATACCCTTGAGGATGTCAAGCTCAGTAGTACCCTGAGATTGGAACAGCGACCTGAAATGTTCTTGCACCTGCTCAGCAAGGCCCGTTCTCCATGTTCTGTGAATTCCTGCTTCGTTACACAACCCTACAAATTCATTTTTCTATCTCCTACATCGTACTGAAGAGTGGAAGAAACGACAGTTTCGGTCACCCTCCCTGAGCCATTGTAATTTTGCCCGCTGTTTCCAATAGATCTCCTGCTCCTGTCTGACTCTCTCAAGTTCAAGTCTTGCCGATTTAGCAGCTTCCTCATCCGCGGATCCCCTCAGATTTTCTAATTCATTATGTAACTGTCTTGCTCTACCCCGAAATCGGATTCTGAAGTTGCGCCCCTAACTCTGTACTGCTGTTCGGCATATCTGTAATCGGTCCGAGAAATTACCTTCGCTGTTTAAGCTCCATGCTGATTGGATTGCTTGTTTACAACCCACTTCCAACCCCCAAGCATTTTCGTAACGAAATTGAATGCTAGCTGGCGGGCTCTGATCAACAAGTATAAGAATTAATGCTGAATGATCAGATTGTGTTGTAATAATGTTCAGAATTTTTGTCGTAGGAAAGGTGTCATGCCACGCCTTGTTAGCCATACCTCTGTCAAGTTTCTCTTCAATCGGTTCTTCCCCCTGTCTATTCCTTCTCCAAGTGAAAGGGTAACCATGAATATAGATTTCGGATAAGTCACAAAAATCCAGAGTCTCATTAAAACCTGTCAGTAATTATTGTGGGTGTTGGCGCCCTCCTTTCTTCTCGAAGGGGAAGAGCATGTCGTTGAAGTCTCCTATCACTGTCCAGGCCAAATTCGAGATTCTATAGAGGTCTTTCAAGCACCTCCACGAGAGAGTACGGCGTCCACGCCCCGGAAAACCATAGAATCCCGTAAAGCGCCATTCCCTAATCTGATCCGAGGATATGATTACGTCAATAAAGTTGTTGCCATACTTctgtaaccgaaccgaaattttCTGCTTCCACAAAATCGCAATGCCGCCACCTCCCTGTGTACAGCTAACCGTGAAATGCCTATCGTAACCAACTGAGTTCTGTAAATTTGCAATTGCGGAAACGCCTACCATCATTTCCATAAGAAAGATAATGCTAGGCTGATGGGTTTGAATGAGCTCTTTGAGCTCTCTCACTGTCTCGAGGTTTCCCACACCTCGGCAGTTCCAGCTTAGGCATTTCATAGCTTCCGGCTGGCCCCCTCAGCGGTGCCTGCCGATATCTCAGAATCATTGGTAATACCCTCCATTGCTGACTCAGTCTCTGATAACAACTCACTTCGTTTCCTTTTAGGATCCGAGAAAAGCTGAGTATCTTCCTCATCGCGCACTGTATTTTTATCTTTCTCCTTGGCTTGGAGTCTAAGTCTCTCTAGTTTGGCACTGTCGTCTGAACTGTTGGTTATGTTTGCAAAGACCGGGGTTGAGTGTAACCATGGAGAGGTATTCTGCTGAAATCGTCTTGGGGCTGCTCTCAGAAATTGACCATACAACATAGGATGTTCAGGGTCCTCAAGAGCTCTATATGTCGAACAGTCCCTTTCGTTGTATCCCAGGAGGCCACAGAAAAAACAGAACAGCGGAAGCCGttcatatttaaaattaatccaTATCCAT encodes:
- the LOC136217697 gene encoding uncharacterized protein is translated as MDGVSATMYTKLRTYWRRKGYQRINDSSRRRGNTIELGGTTRRRRFWRIKIKPKLKLFKTSSPKKFLVWLRDAYVKMMLGFANSRVVGPGYGDHPGVTGFGRGPIKEYDEKMIIQIYKSILAQGQIVPGDAARFASVSRLTAIVE